One segment of Vagococcus martis DNA contains the following:
- the mgtA gene encoding magnesium-translocating P-type ATPase: MEKKEVANYKFFAQTSIDKLFSTFKTSLSGINNNEAEVLRDEYGENVISHKKKTPFIIEVLKAYFTPFTTVLLALAIISFITDYVIVPADEKDLTGVLIIVAMVLLSGTMTLVQSVKSNNAAEKLSNMVKVTATVLRKGEEVELPIEEIVCGDIIKLSAGDMLPADVRLIRTKDLFVSQAAMTGESYPVEKKDTFTMRNKDTETDYENIAFMGSNVVSGSAIGLVIAVGNGTLFGQIAKDVSEKHTITSFDVGISKTSWLLIRFMMVMAPTVFLINGLTKGDWLEAFLFGLSVAVGLTPEMLPMIVTTNLVKGASTMAKKGTIIKNLNSIQNFGAIDVLCTDKTGTLTQDKIILEYHLDVDGKEDDRVLRHAFFNSYYQTGLKNLMDKAIIESAEEELNMNVNAYKKVDEIPFDFQRRRMSVVIEDAFGKTQMITKGAVEEMLDVSSYVDYRGSVVPLTEEIKSTILKTVDELNEDGLRVIAVAQKTNPSVVGEFSVKDESDMVLIGYLAFLDPPKETTKDALKALKEHGVGVKVLTGDNALVTKSVCKQVGLEDEELITGSEISRMNDVELKVIAEKYNIFVKLTPSQKTRLVKVLRDAGHTVGFMGDGINDAPAMKEADVGISVDTAVDIAKESADVILLEKDLMVLERGILAGRTTFGNIMKYVKMTASSNFGNMFSVVVASIFLPFLPMLPIQLLFLNLIYDISCMSIPWDNMDADYLEEPKKWDASRIGSFMKWLGPTSSVFDITTYALMYFVICPAVVGGSYHTLGAEQQALFIAVFHAGWFVESLWSQTLVIHTLRTPKLPFIQSRASFILTTITSIGIAIGSFLPFTAFGQDLGLMPLPGQYWIYLALTIVAYLMLVMVVKKIYVNRFGELL, encoded by the coding sequence ATGGAAAAAAAAGAAGTAGCAAACTACAAATTTTTTGCACAAACTAGTATTGATAAATTATTTTCAACATTTAAAACAAGTCTTAGTGGTATAAATAACAATGAAGCAGAAGTATTAAGAGATGAGTACGGTGAAAATGTTATTTCACATAAAAAGAAAACACCCTTTATTATTGAAGTATTAAAAGCATATTTTACACCGTTTACTACCGTATTATTAGCTTTAGCTATTATTTCGTTTATTACAGATTATGTGATTGTTCCAGCTGATGAAAAAGATTTAACTGGCGTATTAATTATTGTAGCAATGGTGCTGTTAAGTGGCACAATGACACTTGTTCAGTCAGTTAAGTCAAATAATGCGGCTGAAAAATTAAGCAATATGGTCAAAGTCACAGCGACAGTTCTTAGAAAAGGTGAGGAAGTTGAGTTACCTATCGAAGAAATTGTGTGTGGCGACATTATTAAATTATCAGCAGGAGATATGTTACCAGCAGACGTTAGATTGATTCGTACAAAAGATTTGTTCGTCTCACAAGCTGCTATGACTGGTGAAAGTTATCCTGTTGAGAAAAAAGACACATTTACTATGAGAAACAAAGACACAGAAACAGATTATGAAAATATTGCATTTATGGGAAGTAACGTAGTAAGTGGTAGTGCAATAGGTTTAGTTATTGCTGTTGGAAATGGCACATTATTTGGTCAAATTGCGAAAGATGTGTCCGAAAAACACACGATTACTAGTTTTGATGTAGGGATTTCAAAAACATCTTGGTTATTAATTCGTTTCATGATGGTGATGGCACCAACAGTATTCTTGATTAATGGTTTAACAAAAGGTGATTGGTTAGAAGCATTTCTTTTTGGTCTATCTGTTGCAGTAGGATTAACACCTGAAATGCTACCGATGATTGTGACAACGAACCTTGTAAAAGGTGCGTCAACTATGGCAAAAAAAGGAACAATCATTAAAAATTTAAACTCTATTCAAAACTTTGGTGCCATCGATGTGTTGTGTACAGATAAAACAGGAACCTTGACACAAGACAAAATCATTTTAGAGTATCATTTAGATGTTGATGGAAAAGAAGATGATAGAGTTTTAAGACATGCCTTCTTTAATAGTTATTATCAAACAGGTTTAAAAAACTTAATGGATAAAGCAATTATAGAATCAGCTGAAGAAGAGTTAAATATGAATGTCAATGCGTATAAAAAAGTCGATGAAATTCCATTTGATTTCCAACGTCGTCGTATGAGTGTGGTGATTGAAGATGCGTTTGGCAAAACGCAAATGATTACAAAAGGTGCCGTTGAAGAGATGCTTGACGTATCAAGTTATGTTGACTACCGTGGTAGTGTGGTTCCTTTAACAGAAGAAATCAAATCAACTATTTTAAAAACAGTAGACGAGTTAAATGAAGATGGATTACGTGTGATTGCGGTTGCTCAAAAAACAAATCCAAGTGTAGTTGGTGAGTTTTCTGTCAAAGACGAAAGCGACATGGTATTAATTGGATACCTTGCTTTCCTTGATCCACCAAAAGAAACAACGAAAGACGCTTTAAAAGCATTAAAAGAACATGGTGTTGGTGTTAAAGTATTAACAGGGGACAATGCTTTAGTCACTAAATCTGTGTGTAAACAAGTCGGATTAGAAGATGAAGAGTTAATTACAGGATCTGAGATTTCTCGTATGAATGATGTAGAATTAAAAGTCATTGCAGAAAAATACAATATTTTTGTTAAATTAACACCGTCTCAAAAAACACGTTTAGTAAAAGTATTACGTGATGCTGGTCACACTGTTGGCTTTATGGGTGATGGTATCAATGATGCACCTGCTATGAAAGAAGCTGATGTAGGTATTTCAGTAGATACAGCCGTTGATATTGCTAAAGAAAGTGCGGATGTTATTCTATTAGAAAAAGACTTAATGGTGTTAGAACGAGGTATTTTAGCAGGACGTACAACGTTTGGTAACATTATGAAATATGTCAAAATGACAGCAAGCTCAAACTTCGGAAATATGTTCTCCGTTGTTGTTGCCAGTATTTTCTTACCGTTTTTACCAATGTTACCAATTCAACTGCTATTCTTGAATTTAATTTACGATATTTCTTGTATGTCAATTCCATGGGATAATATGGATGCCGATTATTTAGAAGAACCTAAAAAATGGGATGCAAGCCGTATTGGGTCATTTATGAAATGGCTTGGACCTACAAGTTCAGTGTTTGATATTACTACGTATGCTTTAATGTATTTTGTCATTTGTCCAGCAGTGGTTGGTGGCTCATATCACACATTAGGAGCTGAACAACAAGCATTGTTTATTGCTGTATTCCATGCTGGTTGGTTTGTTGAGTCATTATGGTCTCAAACATTAGTTATTCATACATTAAGAACACCAAAATTACCATTTATTCAAAGTAGAGCATCATTTATTTTAACAACGATTACGTCTATCGGTATTGCAATTGGTTCATTCTTACCATTTACAGCGTTTGGTCAAGATTTAGGATTGATGCCATTACCAGGGCAATACTGGATTTATTTAGCACTGACTATCGTTGCTTATCTAATGCTAGTAATGGTTGTTAAAAAAATCTATGTAAACCGTTTTGGTGAGCTATTATAA
- a CDS encoding DUF1033 family protein — MYQVIQTYSEDEPWWFFEEWEKNIKSEEVFDKFHDAEQAFMKQYDQLKQDYEEVKCKDPYLVAFWNDEEYVYCEDCDEDLQAYRGLMLVSEYKKLDLGDNNSDEATGNSRKTKCCQRFSQSARGNQEN, encoded by the coding sequence ATGTATCAAGTTATTCAGACTTATAGTGAAGATGAGCCTTGGTGGTTTTTTGAAGAATGGGAAAAAAATATAAAATCAGAAGAGGTTTTTGATAAATTTCATGATGCAGAACAAGCATTTATGAAACAATATGATCAATTAAAACAAGACTACGAAGAAGTAAAATGTAAAGATCCTTATTTAGTCGCTTTTTGGAACGATGAAGAATACGTATATTGTGAAGACTGTGATGAAGATTTACAAGCATACAGAGGATTAATGCTGGTAAGTGAGTACAAAAAATTAGATTTAGGAGATAATAACTCAGATGAAGCAACTGGTAATAGCAGAAAAACCAAGTGTTGCCAGAGATTTAGCCAAAGTGCTAGGGGCAACCAAGAAAACTAA
- a CDS encoding DNA topoisomerase 3, whose protein sequence is MKQLVIAEKPSVARDLAKVLGATKKTKNYIEGDKYIVTWALGHLLGLKMPEDYNKDWAEWNMNTLPMIPERVGIKPLPKTRPQLKAISQLANRKDVSEAIIATDAGREGELVARWILQFVKFKKPVKRLWISSQTDKAIKQGFKQLRPSKEYDNLYYSAVARAEADWLVGLNVTRALTVKYKDSLSAGRVQTPTLAMVRQQEEVIEKFRPETYFTLDAEYDGVIGHLQLKNPRQYKERQALEDLVASFDGKSLMVDEIQVKEKTEHAPLPYDLTEIQREANQRYQYSAKKTLSIIQRLYETHKIVTYPRTDSKHLTTDMKSTMKERLTAVTQMSPELVKRLVKDGAVVKQQKVFQNAKVTDHHGLIPTEQSARLEKLDNDELKIYRMIVERFLGLFLPPYKVSIETITAKVDQSAFVFKQQRVLETGWKQSEETAKQSVVFKKGAAIKAVYKINKQLTTPPNPLSEGTLLGKMEKHNLGTPATRAEIIEKLISSDLIERQTNRLVVTAKGKQLLQLVNPSLVTPELTQQWELSLERIANGDLKHQVFIKDIEKETTRLVKEIKMSEEKYVDHSLTNKTCPDCGSQLKEKNTRDGKIYVCSSETCHYKRRKDPKVSNKRCPQCKKKMMILENKNGSYFKCGGCQYTEKMQSGSKGKKKISKHEERKLIKKYNQAEEMESPLAAALKAAMKED, encoded by the coding sequence ATGAAGCAACTGGTAATAGCAGAAAAACCAAGTGTTGCCAGAGATTTAGCCAAAGTGCTAGGGGCAACCAAGAAAACTAAAAATTATATCGAGGGCGATAAATATATCGTGACTTGGGCTTTAGGTCATTTGCTTGGCTTAAAGATGCCTGAAGATTATAACAAAGATTGGGCAGAGTGGAACATGAATACCTTACCAATGATTCCTGAACGAGTAGGGATAAAACCACTACCTAAAACACGTCCACAATTAAAAGCAATTAGTCAATTAGCTAATCGCAAAGACGTATCTGAAGCCATTATCGCAACTGATGCAGGACGTGAAGGAGAGCTAGTTGCACGCTGGATTTTACAATTTGTCAAGTTCAAAAAGCCGGTGAAACGTTTATGGATTTCTTCTCAAACAGATAAAGCCATTAAACAAGGATTTAAACAATTAAGACCGAGTAAAGAGTATGATAATTTATATTATTCAGCTGTGGCTCGTGCCGAGGCTGATTGGTTAGTTGGGTTAAATGTGACACGAGCGTTAACTGTAAAATACAAAGACAGTTTATCAGCAGGACGTGTTCAAACACCGACGCTAGCGATGGTTAGACAACAAGAAGAAGTCATTGAGAAATTTAGACCGGAAACCTATTTTACGCTAGACGCTGAATATGATGGTGTCATAGGACATTTGCAATTAAAAAATCCTAGACAGTATAAAGAGAGACAAGCATTAGAAGATTTAGTCGCATCATTTGATGGAAAATCGTTAATGGTTGACGAGATTCAAGTGAAGGAAAAAACAGAGCATGCACCGCTTCCTTATGATTTAACAGAAATTCAGCGTGAAGCAAATCAACGTTACCAATATTCTGCTAAAAAAACACTGTCAATTATTCAACGTTTATATGAAACGCATAAAATTGTCACGTATCCACGAACTGATTCGAAACATTTGACGACCGACATGAAATCAACAATGAAAGAACGTTTGACTGCTGTTACTCAAATGTCACCAGAATTAGTGAAACGACTTGTTAAAGATGGTGCAGTAGTAAAACAGCAAAAAGTGTTCCAAAATGCAAAGGTAACTGATCATCATGGATTGATACCAACAGAACAATCGGCTCGCCTTGAAAAATTAGACAATGATGAGTTGAAAATCTATCGCATGATTGTAGAACGTTTCTTAGGCTTGTTTTTACCGCCATATAAAGTATCAATTGAAACGATTACAGCTAAAGTAGACCAATCAGCGTTTGTCTTTAAACAACAACGTGTCCTTGAAACTGGATGGAAACAATCAGAAGAAACAGCCAAACAATCTGTTGTTTTTAAAAAAGGAGCTGCAATCAAAGCTGTTTATAAGATTAATAAACAACTGACAACTCCACCAAATCCATTATCAGAGGGAACGTTACTTGGAAAAATGGAAAAACATAATTTAGGAACACCCGCAACACGTGCCGAAATTATTGAAAAATTAATCAGTTCAGATTTAATTGAACGTCAAACCAATCGTTTAGTGGTTACAGCAAAAGGAAAACAACTATTACAATTAGTTAATCCATCACTTGTCACACCAGAGCTGACACAACAATGGGAGCTTTCTTTAGAAAGAATTGCGAATGGTGATCTTAAACATCAAGTATTTATAAAAGATATTGAAAAAGAAACTACTCGTTTAGTTAAAGAAATTAAAATGAGTGAAGAAAAGTATGTCGATCATTCATTAACCAATAAAACCTGTCCAGATTGTGGTAGCCAATTAAAAGAAAAAAATACAAGAGATGGCAAAATCTATGTATGTAGCAGTGAGACTTGTCATTACAAACGACGTAAAGATCCAAAAGTATCCAATAAGCGTTGCCCGCAATGTAAAAAGAAAATGATGATATTAGAAAATAAAAATGGATCATATTTTAAATGTGGTGGCTGTCAATACACAGAAAAAATGCAAAGTGGCTCAAAAGGTAAGAAAAAAATCTCGAAACATGAAGAAAGAAAATTGATTAAAAAATATAATCAAGCAGAAGAGATGGAAAGCCCACTTGCGGCAGCTTTAAAAGCAGCAATGAAAGAAGACTAA
- a CDS encoding amino acid ABC transporter ATP-binding protein, with amino-acid sequence MAEKILVEHLVKKYDEHTVLNDINVSIKKGDVVCIIGPSGSGKSTFLRCLNQLEEITSGNIIVDGTNLTDKNTNINKVRQHIGMVFQHFNLFPHLTILENVTLAPVDLGKLSKAEANEKAISLLESVGLADKKDSYPDSLSGGQKQRVAIARALAMNPDIMLFDEPTSALDPEMVGDVLNVMKDLAEQGMTMVIVTHEMGFAKEVANRVMFIDGGNFLEDGSPEQVFENPQHDRTKDFLNKVLNI; translated from the coding sequence TTGGCTGAAAAAATATTAGTTGAGCACTTAGTAAAAAAATATGATGAACACACTGTATTAAACGATATTAATGTTTCTATCAAAAAAGGCGATGTGGTCTGTATCATTGGCCCATCAGGTTCTGGGAAAAGCACGTTTCTTCGTTGCTTAAATCAATTAGAAGAAATTACGAGTGGAAATATTATTGTGGATGGAACTAATTTGACTGACAAAAATACTAACATCAATAAAGTCCGTCAACACATTGGAATGGTTTTCCAACATTTCAATCTATTTCCTCATTTAACCATTTTAGAAAATGTGACCCTTGCTCCTGTTGACTTGGGTAAATTATCTAAAGCTGAAGCAAATGAAAAAGCAATTAGTTTACTTGAATCAGTTGGCTTAGCTGATAAAAAAGATAGCTATCCAGACTCTTTATCAGGAGGACAAAAACAGCGTGTTGCCATTGCCCGAGCATTAGCCATGAATCCTGATATTATGCTCTTTGATGAACCAACATCAGCACTTGACCCTGAAATGGTAGGAGACGTGCTAAACGTTATGAAAGATTTAGCTGAGCAAGGGATGACAATGGTGATTGTCACTCATGAAATGGGATTTGCTAAAGAAGTGGCAAATCGTGTGATGTTTATTGATGGGGGTAATTTCTTAGAGGATGGTTCACCTGAACAAGTCTTTGAAAATCCTCAACATGACCGTACAAAAGACTTCTTAAATAAAGTATTAAACATATAA
- a CDS encoding amino acid ABC transporter substrate-binding protein/permease, which yields MKNKYSLFSFVALLASLVVLVFGVNVKAEEKTYTIGTDLTFAPFEYQNSSGTYIGIDVDLINAIAKDQGFKVDLKPLGFDSAVQAVQSNQADGMVAGMSITEERKKSFDFSDPYFDSGISMAVKEGNNSIKSYDDLKGKTVAAKVGTESATFLEKNQKKYGYTIKNFDDATGLYKSLENGETVAIFDDYPVLGYAITNGQALQLVGEKETGSAYGFAVKKGQNQELLEKFNAGLKNLKASGEYDKIINKYISTGKDTSTEETVVDETSFTGFLKNNWKSLLDGLWMTIKLTLVSFVLALIIGILIGLFSVSPSKVLRLIATIYVDIIRGIPLMVLAFFIYFGMPGILGFNIPVFLAGIITLTLNSSAYLSEIVRGGINAVPKGQMEASRSLGLSYHRAMQKIILPQAIKIMIPSFVNQFVISLKDTTILSSIGLIELLQSGKIIVARNLQSTMVYFTIALIYLILITTLTKLAKVLEKKVN from the coding sequence ATGAAAAATAAATATTCTTTATTTTCATTCGTAGCTTTACTTGCCTCTTTAGTTGTTTTAGTTTTTGGAGTCAACGTCAAAGCAGAAGAAAAAACTTACACAATTGGAACTGATTTAACCTTTGCCCCTTTTGAATACCAAAATTCAAGTGGAACATATATTGGGATTGACGTTGACTTAATCAATGCTATCGCGAAAGATCAAGGATTTAAAGTGGATTTAAAACCTTTAGGATTTGATAGTGCGGTACAAGCTGTCCAATCAAATCAAGCGGATGGTATGGTTGCTGGTATGAGTATTACCGAGGAACGAAAAAAATCATTTGATTTTTCTGATCCTTATTTTGATAGCGGTATTTCAATGGCTGTTAAAGAAGGAAATAACTCAATCAAAAGTTATGACGATTTAAAAGGAAAAACGGTCGCTGCAAAAGTTGGAACTGAAAGTGCGACTTTCTTAGAAAAGAATCAAAAAAAATATGGTTATACAATCAAAAACTTTGATGACGCCACTGGACTGTATAAATCATTAGAAAATGGCGAAACTGTTGCCATATTTGATGATTACCCTGTTTTAGGATATGCCATTACAAATGGGCAAGCTCTTCAATTAGTTGGTGAAAAAGAGACTGGTAGTGCCTATGGATTTGCCGTTAAAAAAGGGCAGAATCAAGAATTATTGGAAAAATTCAACGCTGGTCTTAAGAATTTAAAAGCGTCTGGCGAGTACGACAAAATTATCAATAAATATATTTCAACTGGAAAAGATACAAGTACAGAAGAAACCGTTGTTGACGAAACAAGTTTTACTGGTTTCTTAAAAAATAACTGGAAAAGTTTACTCGATGGACTATGGATGACAATTAAGTTAACTCTAGTATCATTTGTTTTAGCACTTATTATCGGTATTTTAATTGGATTATTTAGTGTTTCACCATCAAAAGTGCTACGTCTTATCGCAACAATCTATGTGGATATTATTCGTGGTATTCCACTTATGGTGCTAGCTTTCTTCATTTACTTTGGTATGCCAGGGATTTTAGGTTTTAATATTCCTGTCTTCTTAGCTGGTATCATCACACTAACATTAAACTCAAGTGCCTATCTATCAGAAATCGTACGTGGTGGGATAAATGCTGTTCCTAAAGGGCAAATGGAAGCATCTAGAAGTTTAGGTCTTTCGTATCATCGTGCAATGCAAAAGATTATTTTACCTCAAGCCATTAAAATCATGATTCCATCATTTGTTAATCAATTTGTTATTTCTCTAAAAGATACAACCATTCTATCATCAATTGGTTTAATTGAATTACTTCAATCAGGTAAAATTATTGTGGCACGAAACTTACAAAGTACGATGGTTTACTTTACTATCGCATTGATTTATTTGATTTTGATTACAACATTAACAAAATTAGCAAAAGTTTTAGAAAAGAAGGTGAACTAA
- a CDS encoding YccF domain-containing protein: MTFLGNIIWLIFGGFAGGISWFIAGCTWCITIIGIPIGLQCFKIAGLSFWPFGKDIVYNGSGISFVVDILWLIISGLPLAIVHVTSGILLCITIIGIPFGKQSFKLAKLALMPFGAEVVYRY, encoded by the coding sequence ATGACTTTTTTAGGAAACATTATCTGGTTAATTTTTGGAGGATTTGCTGGTGGAATTTCTTGGTTTATCGCTGGGTGCACGTGGTGTATTACTATTATTGGGATTCCAATAGGACTTCAATGCTTTAAAATTGCTGGTCTTTCATTTTGGCCTTTTGGAAAAGACATTGTTTACAATGGAAGTGGTATCTCATTTGTTGTTGATATACTCTGGCTTATCATATCAGGACTTCCATTAGCCATTGTCCACGTTACTAGCGGTATACTTTTATGCATCACCATTATTGGGATTCCTTTTGGAAAACAATCTTTTAAATTGGCAAAATTAGCACTGATGCCATTTGGTGCAGAAGTTGTATATAGATATTAG
- a CDS encoding putative ABC transporter permease codes for MIVENIFMTFITYSIVGWLWESFYCSLKARHFVYRGFLLGPYCPVYGFGVTAVLLLVPDKSGTLLNLYFNSVVIVTIIEFITSWLLETLFNMSLWDYKNVPFNIEGRVAVPVSMFWGVGCLFLIKVINPVIQDGITNFIHATNNIGPIILFVLFTVDVISTLIFTATTKKEVASSIDTSDKENAGIKEYRLKHLFENKESDHNRLKVLQDLKNKPLKLKHHNLNRLLKNYPNLKLKK; via the coding sequence ATGATAGTGGAAAATATCTTTATGACATTTATTACCTATTCCATTGTAGGATGGCTGTGGGAAAGTTTTTATTGTTCGTTAAAAGCGCGACATTTTGTGTATCGAGGCTTCTTATTAGGCCCATATTGTCCTGTTTATGGGTTTGGTGTGACAGCTGTCTTATTACTTGTCCCAGACAAATCAGGTACACTTTTAAATCTTTATTTTAATTCTGTTGTGATTGTGACTATTATTGAATTTATAACAAGTTGGTTACTAGAAACATTATTTAATATGTCATTGTGGGATTATAAAAATGTTCCCTTTAATATTGAAGGACGGGTAGCTGTCCCTGTTTCAATGTTCTGGGGAGTGGGATGTTTGTTCCTAATTAAAGTGATTAATCCAGTCATACAAGATGGCATTACAAACTTTATACATGCAACTAACAATATTGGACCCATTATTTTATTTGTTTTATTTACGGTAGATGTTATCTCAACATTAATTTTTACAGCGACTACGAAAAAAGAAGTTGCTTCATCAATTGATACGAGTGATAAGGAAAATGCTGGTATTAAAGAATATCGGTTAAAACACTTATTTGAAAACAAAGAATCAGACCATAATAGATTGAAAGTTTTACAAGACTTGAAAAATAAACCACTGAAATTAAAACATCACAATCTAAATCGTTTGCTTAAAAACTATCCAAATTTAAAATTAAAAAAATAG
- a CDS encoding YehS family protein has product MNNNDRLTRLRYALDIKDNDMVELFSLGGVTVTKEEYLSMLNKIDDDLYENMLEDEMFERFLNGMIMSQRGKKDDDKVVYELHEGNANNVFLKKIKIALSLTTDDMLHYLDEAGVSVSKSELSAFLRKEGHRNYKVCGDNYTRHFLKGLMTDYR; this is encoded by the coding sequence ATGAATAATAATGATCGGTTAACGCGTTTAAGATACGCACTTGATATTAAAGATAATGATATGGTCGAGCTTTTTTCATTAGGTGGCGTGACTGTTACAAAAGAAGAGTATTTATCAATGTTAAATAAAATAGATGACGACTTATATGAAAACATGTTAGAAGATGAAATGTTTGAGCGATTTTTAAATGGCATGATTATGTCACAGCGTGGGAAAAAAGATGATGACAAGGTAGTCTATGAATTGCATGAAGGAAATGCAAATAATGTCTTTTTAAAGAAAATAAAAATTGCATTATCTCTTACAACTGATGATATGCTTCATTATTTAGATGAGGCAGGGGTGAGTGTTTCCAAAAGTGAATTAAGTGCTTTTTTAAGAAAAGAAGGACATCGAAATTACAAAGTATGTGGAGACAACTACACAAGACATTTTTTAAAAGGCTTAATGACTGATTATAGATAA
- a CDS encoding YaiI/YqxD family protein, producing the protein MRFVIDGDGSPVKNEVIQLGETYQIPVVIVTSIDHYTNKIYPDFIEFIYVDKGSDSADYRIVKEVEDHDIIITQDYGLASLLLTKPVRVFHHSGQEYTTRTIDTLLNQRFIGSQMRKAGKKTKGPKAFTQKDKEIFIGKMLDIIKTKNNLG; encoded by the coding sequence ATGCGTTTTGTCATTGATGGGGATGGGTCTCCGGTAAAAAATGAAGTGATCCAATTAGGAGAAACGTATCAAATTCCTGTTGTTATCGTGACAAGTATTGATCACTACACAAATAAAATTTATCCAGACTTTATTGAGTTTATTTACGTAGATAAAGGAAGTGACAGTGCTGATTATCGTATCGTAAAAGAAGTAGAGGATCATGATATTATTATTACTCAAGATTATGGTTTGGCTTCTCTTTTACTAACAAAACCAGTACGAGTATTTCATCATAGCGGACAAGAGTATACAACACGCACGATTGATACATTACTTAATCAACGTTTTATAGGTAGTCAAATGCGTAAAGCAGGAAAGAAAACAAAAGGTCCTAAAGCATTTACCCAAAAAGATAAAGAGATATTTATTGGGAAAATGTTGGATATTATTAAGACCAAAAATAACCTTGGCTAA
- a CDS encoding 5-methyltetrahydropteroyltriglutamate--homocysteine S-methyltransferase → MSEIPFRYDQVGSLLRPKELKEARKKFQNGLLTKEELTTIEDVEIIKVIEKQKKIGLKAVTDGEFRRRWWHLDFIAGLNGITVYDFVTTAFGITTEAQGTYVSGKLSYNNLHPFIHHFKFTKKHAGNDVVAKQTIPGPNMIYLDSFILSKQYNEKPVYSDKDGFVEDLIKTYQDVILAFYEVGCRYLQLDDTSWGALFDDRFRELIKNNGYDPDELIQEFGDITEKVLENKPTDLDITFHFCKGNFQSKWLYNGSYEMIAKRLFSIEAFSGFFLEFDDERSGGFEPLRFIGNQKVVLGLVTTKTPELEDKEVIKNRIIEASKTVPLEQLCLSPQCGFSSTHEGNKVTEDDQWKKLSLVIDIAKEVF, encoded by the coding sequence ATGAGTGAAATTCCGTTTCGTTATGATCAAGTAGGAAGTTTATTAAGACCAAAAGAATTAAAAGAGGCTAGAAAAAAATTTCAAAATGGTCTATTAACTAAAGAAGAACTAACTACGATAGAAGATGTTGAGATTATTAAAGTTATAGAAAAACAAAAAAAGATAGGCCTAAAAGCAGTCACTGATGGTGAGTTTAGAAGAAGATGGTGGCATTTGGATTTTATAGCTGGGTTGAATGGTATTACAGTTTATGATTTCGTAACGACAGCTTTTGGTATCACTACAGAAGCTCAAGGAACTTATGTTTCCGGGAAATTGTCATACAATAATCTGCATCCTTTTATTCATCATTTTAAATTTACCAAAAAGCATGCAGGTAATGATGTCGTTGCTAAACAAACAATTCCTGGACCAAACATGATTTACTTAGATTCATTTATACTATCTAAACAGTATAATGAAAAACCTGTTTATTCAGATAAGGACGGTTTTGTTGAGGATTTAATTAAAACCTATCAAGATGTCATTCTAGCATTTTATGAAGTAGGATGTCGTTATCTTCAATTAGATGATACTAGTTGGGGAGCACTTTTTGATGACCGTTTTAGAGAATTAATTAAAAATAATGGTTATGATCCGGATGAACTCATTCAAGAATTTGGAGATATTACAGAAAAAGTTTTAGAAAATAAACCGACAGATTTAGATATTACATTTCATTTTTGTAAAGGGAATTTTCAATCAAAATGGTTATACAACGGTTCATATGAAATGATAGCAAAAAGATTATTCAGTATTGAAGCGTTTTCTGGTTTCTTTTTAGAGTTTGATGATGAACGTTCTGGCGGTTTTGAACCACTGAGGTTTATTGGTAATCAAAAAGTAGTTTTGGGTCTAGTCACTACTAAAACACCAGAATTGGAAGATAAAGAAGTCATCAAAAATAGAATTATTGAGGCAAGTAAAACAGTGCCACTTGAGCAGTTATGCTTGAGTCCACAATGCGGATTTTCATCAACACATGAAGGAAATAAAGTGACTGAAGACGACCAATGGAAAAAATTGTCATTAGTAATTGATATTGCCAAAGAAGTGTTTTAA